A window of the bacterium genome harbors these coding sequences:
- a CDS encoding ArsR family transcriptional regulator, translating into MTVESNAKGREAGLERRAELFKALADPTRLQVVNALLERPHCAEELSGRLRRAPSTISFHLR; encoded by the coding sequence ATGACTGTCGAATCGAACGCGAAGGGCCGGGAGGCCGGGCTGGAGCGGCGGGCGGAGCTGTTCAAGGCGCTCGCCGACCCGACGCGGCTGCAGGTCGTCAACGCGCTGCTCGAGCGGCCGCACTGCGCCGAGGAGCTGTCCGGGCGGCTGCGCCGCGCGCCGTCCACGATCTCCTTCCACCTGCGC
- a CDS encoding phage Gp37/Gp68 family protein, which produces MARRSAIEWTESTWNPVTGCSKVSPGCQHCYAERMAKRLRLMGLPQYERGFEVTLHEDALRLPLEWKTPQRIFVNSMSDLFHELVPEEFIARVFAVMEEAGRHQFQVLTKRARRLNELAPRLPWPKNVWMGVSVETAAYVERIDNLRAAGAAVKFLSLEPLLGPLPDLDLAGIDWVIVGGESGPKAREMKREWVVEIQRRCEDAGVPFFFKQWGGVRRKEAGRLLDGRTWDGMPSCASNLSRA; this is translated from the coding sequence ATGGCCCGCCGATCCGCGATCGAATGGACGGAGTCCACCTGGAACCCCGTCACGGGGTGCTCCAAGGTCAGTCCGGGCTGTCAGCACTGCTACGCCGAGCGGATGGCCAAGCGGCTGCGGCTGATGGGGCTGCCCCAGTACGAGCGCGGCTTCGAGGTGACGCTTCACGAGGACGCGCTCCGGCTGCCGCTGGAGTGGAAGACGCCGCAGCGCATCTTCGTGAACTCGATGAGCGACCTCTTTCACGAACTCGTGCCGGAAGAGTTCATCGCGCGCGTCTTCGCCGTGATGGAGGAAGCGGGCCGGCACCAGTTCCAGGTCCTGACCAAGCGCGCGCGCCGGCTGAACGAGTTGGCGCCGCGCCTCCCCTGGCCGAAGAACGTCTGGATGGGAGTCAGCGTCGAGACCGCCGCGTACGTCGAACGCATCGACAACCTCCGCGCCGCCGGCGCCGCGGTGAAGTTCCTGTCGCTCGAGCCGCTGCTCGGGCCGCTGCCGGACCTCGACCTCGCCGGGATCGACTGGGTGATCGTCGGCGGCGAATCCGGCCCCAAGGCCCGGGAGATGAAGCGGGAGTGGGTCGTCGAGATTCAGCGCCGGTGCGAAGACGCCGGCGTTCCGTTCTTCTTCAAGCAATGGGGCGGTGTCCGCCGGAAGGAGGCCGGGCGCCTTCTCGACGGACGAACGTGGGACGGCATGCCTTCCTGCGCGTCGAACTTGTCCCGCGCCTGA